The DNA sequence TCGTTTGTTGCCAAGAAAGGGTCACGCTCTGActgaaataaacaacaagCCGGTGTTATATTGTTTGCCCCCATTGTTCTCCTGATCGAATCAACAAGACCGCAGAGTGCCACAACATCAGAAACGTTGCGGAATTGACGTAGCATTACTCAGCTCCTTCGCTCAGCTACAGTTAAACAATCTCGTGCGAACAGCGACTGCGTTCTTGGGATAAAATAAGCATTTCGTCTAATTTTGTTCCGGGCACTTTTGAGCATTTAcccatgaaaacaaagacgaAACATGTTAAAGAACTTCAAGTCGAATTTATCAAAAGGGTTAAATGCTATTTTGTTATCACAAACATACGACTGTATTCAAGACATTCGGAACACCCCTAAGTACCTCGGGCTAAATTTACTTAACAGAGAGCTCAAAGGCGCTTCGAGCAACTAtgagaaatgaaaatgttgttatttttgcgaTTATACTATAAATGTTGAACGATATTACAACTCTTCATCTTTTGTCCGCCTTCAAGCAACAGCATCACGCGTTTAAGATTCTGCGAAGTATTAATCGGAGGCCAATTCCGTCCAACGATCAGTAATAATTTCCGATTATTTGCCTTCAAATTCCTTAGGTCATGCGAGCTTTAAGTCACGCTGAGATAAAGTTCTTACGTACCTGATTTTCCAACTCCACCCTCTCCAAGAAGCACTATTTTGTACTTGCGAAGACCCCCGAGGAACGAAGCCGTCGTCGGGTGCATTTCTTCTGGGATCTAACTCTGCCAGCTTTACCTTGCGTACAAATCGTTCAACATGGGTCGCACTGCCTATGTTTCATAACTTAGTTGATGGTTGTTTGTCTCGTTCGCTTGACTTGTTTTTACTCTTGTCTTCGTGATTGGCTGCGGCTTATTTCTGTCGTCGCACGTGATTGCCTCATTTTGGTCAAAGAtggtaaacaaataaaacgaAAGGACGATTGccaatatatttgtttacgcCGTTTATTCTTTATTTGGCACCGCGGTTCAAGGCTGGTCATGTTATTGGCGTAAAGTGAGTATTATCCCTCTTGCTAGCCCCAAACTTGGCAATGCTAGTGTTGTCTCAACTTTCAGACCCAAGTTGACCCTTTTACGGCTGTTTATTGAAGTCGTGGTTTTGATGCCCAAGTGTATTGCATCACTTTtataaacaacaaaatctTTGAAACAAGACAAAGAGTCATGTACTGACAGGAATCCCTGGTGTTTGTATGAACGGAGACCGTAGGTCAAGATCTTCAAATTAAGATATGGCCAGCGACGGCGGATCAATTTGAGTACGCTCTCAGGTGACTTTCACTATTGACCTTTCAGGAGAGGCATGGAGACCACTTGTCTTGCATGTTTATCATGGGTAAACCTGCCTTAGCCTGATGATGCCGAGAGTTGCAGTAAAAAGCCATTTTCAGTTGTGAAAGTCGCTcggaagaatagaaaaaagCCTCATTCGGGATTGaatcgttttttttgttgttgttctttgtttttttctgttgatcGGTGTGCCATTCAGTAGTTGGCATGTATTTGTCGGCTGTCAGAGAGCGGGAAGAGGGGCAAAGGCACGACCCACAACGGGTTCGAAGATTGGGCCACCGCAGAAATTCCACGGATCGACGACTTCCGGCTGTTCCAAGAAGTGTCGCAAATTAAAATAGTTTTGATTTTCAACAGATACGGTGACAAGAATCATCTCATTTTCCGATTCTGACTGAAAAGGCAGGCCTCCAACCGAGTTGATATATGCAGGAGGGCTCCTGAAAGCCTACTGTCCGACGGTGCTGTCTCTAGGACATGTCTTGTTTAGCGACATTCTCAAACAAATATGGTTGACATTGGTTTACTTACACAaacttaatttttggaaagttAGAGTTGGGCGGAGAGTGAActttgtgacgtcacggcTGCGTTCTGGTGTCTACGGCGCCaatgtttctttctcaaaCTAATCCGAAAGGCTGCAGGTCACTGGAAacatgaaaaccaagaatacaATCGTCCCTCGTCACggttttttttgacaattgtTTGTATGAATTAAATTGCTGCTTTATCTGAAACTGTTTGACTTGACGGTGAGCGCACTCTCCATGTAGGGGTCAAGAACAAATGGCAACTGCTGTACGTGTTTGTCTTGGCTGAGGAACTTTTACATAACAGCTATAataccaaaaacatgtgaCTAAATAATATGGTCGTGTCATCGCCGAGATCAAACATTTGACCGCAAATGTTTCAAGTCAATATTCAAATGTCTCTCTCGTTATTTACTAGAGGGCAATTTCAGATGGAGCGATAGGGTTAATTGAAGCAATGTGGTGGAAAAACTGTGCTAAACTGAAGCAAGCAAGCTAAAACACACCTGCCCTGTTAGCTGATACAATATAAACAAAGCTGCAAAACAATAAGCAAACGTTAAACAGTAATATTTATTGCAACAGTTCGCATTAGGATTAAATAGTAAAAGTCCCACTTAAAAACAGCGTAGCTGATCGAGTTCGGTGGGAACAATAGAATTAATAACATGCAATCTACAGACATTACATCATATTCCGTTAAAATACAAATGAGAAATGAAACTAAAATGTAATTGGTGCAAACACAAGTACACACGGTCGACGAAGATAACAGATGAACAGAGTTGCaaagggaaagaaaataagCGCCAAATATACAGGTATTCATGTGAAGTTTCGAACGCCTGGATAATTCAGGGAATTGAGTTGGCGACTCGGTGGacagggaaaagaaaaaccgCGGTAATTCCTGGAAATGGTGGTTACTAGACTTCCCCAGCCACGCTCGATTGATAGCTGTTATGCAACCTTTTGTGTATTAGGCTGCATGGAGACGAGGCTAATGAGTCAATACAAAGGAAAATTCTGATTAGCCTCTTTCATGTGTCAAAACCGTAGCAGCTATTGATTCAAGCGGAGAAGAAGCGAGGCAGCTATCCTCCGTTAACCCAAGCTTTCTCAGTTTCGACTTCGGCGCCCAGATGACTAGGGACCAACTATTATCTTGTTGGTGGTAATGGCAAGTGTGACTATGGGATGCAATAATCTGAAACACAGCAATGACTTCTAGTTCAACTTATTTTGCCGGATGTCACCATTCTGAGAAGGCTTATAACGAATGCCCGTTATTGTCATTAACCATTGTCTTGTATGGTTAAGCTTAGTGGGCGGTTTGGTATGAATTTGGGGCTTTAAGATGAACTCTTAGCCTGGTCGCGGTCTCCCGGCGACCTTCGATGTTCTCCTCCAGATTATAGGGTTTAAGTCAGGTTGGATATTGAAATACACGCCCCGAAATCTTTTTAAAAGAGCACAAGAAACGTGACGAGTTAatgtcttttttatttcaccatAATCCTCGTGAGTGCATAGAGAGAAAACTCaccatttctttaattttttagtcGTTATCTGGTTGTTCACTGAAGTCCATAGTCATTGCCATGTACGTGACACCGTAAACACGTGCCCTATAAGTCGTAAACATCATTGCCCTAACAAAGCCATTGTGGACTCTTTAGAGGGAAGAGTGGAATAATTCCGTGTTTCCTTGCAGTGTGCAGACGAACATAGCATTTTTTTTGCGCTTGATGCTTATCTGCGATCGGTTTTAGGAGACAAAACATTAAAGAGACATCACTTTCGCATTTGTTAAGATTTTGACAAACTGGTTTGTGAGAAAACGATTTGAAAAGGCTGGTATGGATTCAAAGAACTGCCGGGTCAATGAAGCCAAGATAGGCTTCCAACCACGTGTGAAACACCGCAACAAGCCTGACTCTAAAATGTCCTCATTTGTCACTTATTTTGAGATAATTTTACAAAACGTTTGTGAAAACTCTCGAAAATTGTTCTTGAGCATACtgtgagaacaaaaaaaaatttttgtccAAGTAGTACTAGTGTTGGCAAAGAAAAGGTTAAGAGACACTTGATGACGTGTGTTATGCAGTATCTGTTAATCGTGGACATATCCCAGGATTCAGGTACACCCAAGCCAGGAGGGAGGGAGCGTCTCTAGGGTAAACATTGGTCGACTGATCACtaccagtgtgacgtcacgtcacacatctatgtttttcaaaatggcgggcaattttcttgtttcgttatttttgcaaaagatgataattttcCGGAGATCTGGAAACTTCTTTTGCCTTGCTCGAATGAcaaagcatttgaaaaataggaaagaataatttgcgataattTTTGGTGGGAtaaaagtttcgaaaaccagatatgacgaaaagaaaagtactgCCAAGTGGCTAATAAGGCGGCAGAGTCTGTGCGATTGTTATCGGTTTCGTGAAACCCACGAGGTGATGCGGCAACGTCCTGATCCCATGATAGGAGGTTTGGTTTATGAGACATTGAGCTTAGTGTGTGCCGAGTTTCAAATCGCAAGTGTGTGCGGTTCGTCTCATCAATCCCTTTAAAGTCAATGCAACGTATTAAAGcgtggaaaggaactttaaggCTACGAGCTTACAACGAGTCATATACTGTTAGACTGAGATTTAGAGGGTTAACTTTGCATGATCTAGATTAGGTCTTCATTCCAATGCAATATTCCTTTATAACTTGCTGATCAGGGGTGCCACAGATTTGATGGCAGCTcttgtgaaaaagtaaataattattttaaaaaaatcttgatttgAAACTCCTTCCcctccagaaaaaaaaagaacaaatgcaTATTATATAAAGCTGTATATGTTATCATTGTATCATTACGAacaatttactaattattatcctaatagttattgttttatttaattgaaaCCAGTCTTTGCAATAGTTACTCCTAAATTTTCAGGAAGAATTGTTTCCCTGggctttaaagtgaaaaaatcaatatcGAGCTTTGTATAAGAACCATTTAGGGACAACTAGTGAGGAATTACACAGCATGGTATGGATGGTATACCTTCCTTGTGGGCCACCCAGAGACAATGGTTGCCTTCAGTGGTATAGGCATTTCCAGTTTTAAGATCACAtgagataattattattggttcttgaaatccatttttcaaaatgaaacttcTTACTTGTTCAAGATGATCATTATTATCGCCCGTTTTTGGTGTGAGTGATCTGTCAAATTCCCTATATTCCTGAAGATCATGTGTTTTTTaccataattttgaaattcatgtgAGTAATCAAATGAATCAGAAATATAAGATTTGGCCTGCAttacttgtttttcactttctgtGGGTTCACCAAGTGTCACCCAAGAACATATtactatcaataattaaaggCTGAAATGCATCGTAGAAATCATCATCACTCTCACTACTGTCATATGCTGGAGTCAAGCTTTTAATCAATTCTTTAAAGGATTTACTTTttgattccttgaaaacaaagctttcacCAGTTTTGCCAAAGTTAATGTCATCTGTGTCATAATTTAGTTCTGTTttcccaactttttgttttttgttgggtACCTCGCTAGTGTGTATTAGGTGTTAAGTCAATTCActtgaaggttttcatttcttcaaggtattctccatctgtgtttttctgtgtttttgttaaattgaTCATGGCACCATCTATTAAAGTTATAGGTACACATGTGGCTTGCTAATGTTTTCTGGAGTGTTCCCTCTCTTTAGCCTCAGTATAAGTTTCAGTGCTACAATCTGATTCAAATGTTATAGGCATTGTCATTGTCCTGttgcagcaattttgaaaattttgaaaggccagggaaaattaatgaaatcacTGCAAAGACAATAAACAAGCAGAATAGCCATTACAACCTCCACGATATAATGATTGTGAGGACTTAAAGGCCAAGCTAtgtcaaaatataaatcatacagcaaaaagcccatttaataccaaatatatacataatcccatatttttatttgtcatgttttcttagtataattattaaactaaATAATGTACTTCTTATATCCTTTCTCACTTAATACTTTTCCTTCTTAATAGTATTTAAATTATTCCATCTTTTAAAACTAAATGCTCACTATAtactttttcacttaattatttttttgttctgctttgcattttttgctttgttttttgtatttttcttatgcttttaaattacactaaattaattgataaattttaacaaaaaagaaaaatctctttttgaaaaccaaGACCACTCAGATACTAACAATAAGCAACGACAATGtccaaacaaaatttattcacaaaaagccacaagtcaatatagggaaaaaaaggcaataaacaCAGTAAAAATGTCAACAACAGATGACTTATAGGCAGCAAGgcaagcaaattattttgaccGACAGAGggacaaaccaacaaactctaAGCACAAGCAGTCAACAgacaaggaaggaaaatttgaaacagtaaCAATGTAAAAGCCAGGAAAATTTACCCCAAACAGTCAAGATGACAACGCAATTTACAGCACTgcactgacaaaaatgaattcaaaaaagccaacaaaatttAGGCACAAACAGAcaactaacaaacaaaatgtaaatgtacaacaaattttaaaacacagacaataaaaaaaaatccaataaaattttgcgGCAAGCAGTCGAAGAGGGCAGAAAATGTAAACGCAGACCCTGTAGGAGTCTCACCAAACCATGAAAATCGAAACGCAAAACAGTATCTTCACCTCTAAAAGGATTGATGAGCAAAATGGCTCACtacatcaacacaaatcaacttTTGTTGTAATCGACTATTATCAAGGATTTAAACCTCCTTTTTTGAGGCTGATTTTGCGagaatttaaaggaaaaaaccgCGGTCGATTTGGGTGGACTACACTAGTCCGGAGTTCAAAATGGCTCCAACGCCACTCACCCGAAGcggatttcaataaaatttacgaCAAACCCgcgtaaaaaacaaaaaaatgctgttacaGACACACAAAATATACAACAAAGCGTACACACCTACTACAAATTACTAAATAACCAGTCAATGAAAGCCAGTAtttgtcctttctttgttctacATCAATGGCTTCTTCACGCTAAAATAACCAAGCCAACCGAAGCCTTGACCCGTTGctatgtgacgtcacactggtaGTGATGAGTTGGTCGTGGGCGAATAGGGGAAAACAATAGAGACGCTCCCTCCCTCCTGACCCAAGCCTTACTTAAGAATTCACCatcgacgcagcaccacaatCTCTTtggaaactaacctttcattcgcTTTATTAATACAACTTATTATTCGTGTCAAAACCCCTCACTGTTTGATTTtgaaggacggtgcctacaaCAGTGAAAGTTCATATTAATCAAGTGGTGTGCTGAGCTCCAGCTGTAATGCAACACTTTTTTCGCTCCCACTCGCTCGCTCTAAATGGGACGAACTCAATGACACATATTTCCCAGGAGACTGTATCAAGTTAAGTCACCAGTCAACGTACTTCCACAAATTTCACctcgaagaaaaaaagagatatAACGCCGTATCCACTTCGGATCGCAAGCTTTCGGCAGAGTGAGCGCATTCTTCGAAACCAAAGGCATTCCAGTTATCTCAAACGCCAGGTTTACGACCAGTGTATCTTACCTACAATCACCTACGGATCTGAGGCCTTGATCCTGACAAAACTACAAACTTTGAAACTCAGAACTATGCAAAGAGCCCACAAAAGAATCATGCAGAAGATCACGAGGCGGGATCGAAAATCATCTCAATGGATcggagaaaaaaagacaaagtaCGAGACATCATGGAAACGATAAGCATACTCAAGTGGACATGGGCTGGTCATGTCGTGAGAAGAACAGACAATTGATGTACAAAACGCAGCATCTTCTGGACGCCccggggcctgtttctcgaaagtcccgaaacttttcgggcgcattttgggtgacataattctctttgtatcttcaaaacgaaggcgtctcgaggcacgaaactttccagttatttttatttttattccctttacaacatatgaaaagaccagctttacaaaataaacaggtcgtaattttacgaatggcttttcgggcacgaaaagttctcgggactttcgacaAACGGGCCCCCGGGCACACAAAGGAACCGAGGAAGACAAAGGAGAAAGTAGAGGTAGaacgaagggttaacgctcAAAAAGTCAGGTTCGGTATCTCTTCAAGATGGAGACTTGACCTTTATCAGCTTTTTAGTCTTTCACCTTCACACTGACACGCCACCATTGTTTCTATTCAAACTAATCTTTAAGACGAAATGGAGGGACAACTCGTACAGTTTCACAAACACTGGCAGTGTCGCGCAAAAGCGGGACCAGTGGAGGTCAATGGTGAAGGCCTACGTCCAACGATGGACATACATCggctgaaacaaacaaacaaacaaagtctGTCACTTTGGCAGATGATTTCGTCCAACTTTCATGTTAACTCTAATCGTGATCGTAacgtaaaaaaattatgtggTTTAGGCAAAGACTTAATATCGAAATTCAGTATGAATTTGGATATAATTGCCAGATCAAGGGAATAGCTCACCACATCCCAGTATCTCTTCCTCTGAAATGAATCTTTCATTGCATTTTGCTCTGAACAACTCGACCAAGTCATTTCGGATTTGAGTGCCTCAGTTTGCTAACCGTACTCTGCGAGCAGAGTCTCTTTCGATCTTCCTGGATAAGTCCGGAAGAGGAAAGTAGACTCTGCCCGCCGGCTCGACATTTCGTGTTGAGCATGCGTTAAAAACTCAAACGTATTCGGGAGTCAGTCACGTGTGAGTAGTAACCGCAAaaccacaaaaccaaaacaaacagtaGGTATATTTTCGAAGAACTCTGGCAAACACAGGACTACCAAGGAATTATTTCCTTCGAAACTCAAGAtagttcaagtttttaaattgccatttcaatttttactgaaaaaattaataagttcCTCAATCCTGGCAAACTAGTTTCTGTAAGCGACATACGTAGGAAATACTCATGGGAATTTTAGACAGTTAAAAATTGTCACGctgttgtaaatttaaaaaaatattgatgacaCATGGCGATTGATCATgcgcacaaattaaaaaaaacaggtttgaCAAGTCGAAACGGGACTGACTCATTCATTTCTTTGGATGAGCAGCAAATCAAAGAAAGTCGAGCCGGCTGGCAGAGTCTACTTTCCTCTTCCCGACTTATCTAGGAAGATCGAAAGAGACTCTGCTCCCAGAGTATGCTAACCGTGACTTGTCACATATCATCTATACGTTCTCAGGGATCTCGATTTTATATTTTGGTATTTCGATTCTTTTCTGGTGCCGGCATTTGTCAGGTAACTGGCTATTGATTTAGTCTTGGTGATGTCTTTATGATCATCAGTAAATGAACTTTGCATTGATAAAAATAAGGGCATGTCATCTTTTCAATTTCGtcgttttttgtttgattaCTGAGGCACCTATCTTTCACTGTAACCGCCCCTCTCGGCTCTCTTGCCACTGAGCCCGTTTCAAGAAACTTACTGTAGTAACGAATAACATTCATcgattgcttttgtttgattttttttttttcgcgtctttttcattgaaaataaatgactataaattttattttaaaggaGATTGCGTGAGTTTTAGACAAGCTTGACGACACACGTTAGGCCAGCCCCCTTCTATGTCCATCACCTTACGCATGCGCAGAAGCATATCACCCGGGCAAGTATCATGGATAGCGGTGTCGGCCTTGCTGGACCACCGATCAGCGTGGCATAGCCGATACCTGCCGAGGCGGGTTCTTGAGAACCCTGCCTTCTCTTTCACGCCTTCTCGGGTAGTGAGTTGAGCCTCTTCTCTCTTCTCTTCCTGATTGTTGATATCGAATACTTGAGAATATCGAATACCTCGTCTTGAGGTCGAGAGAGTCTCGAAATGAGGTTTCGATATCACCCGCACTGTCGACCCCTAGCTTCGTTACCCGAAACATAAACTGTGTGAcggtaaagaaaatgctcGTTAATCAACCGAATTCTTAGGCGGTGTTTTCAATACGACACCCCTCGTAAAAAGGAATAATAGACAAAGACTTCAAATTGAGTTTCAGCTGACTCAACCATTTTATTCTATTTCACACGAAGGGCTACATATCTAGACATATAACACTTTAAACGCTATAAATAAACTTAATTAGTTCCAAAAACCTTAAGAATAGCATGGGAACCGTAGTAAGTTTAAATAGATATTTCCTAAATAAAACAGATTCAAAAGCTACCAAATGAATAAGTTAAACAATAAAGACGCGATACCAATAAGCTGTCAGTGCAAACTTTACAATGCTCGGTTTGATAGACACTTCGTCAAAACTAATCTGTCCAGTAATTTCAGGTTGAATGCAACCCTGTCCGCAAAAAAAATCTCATTCAGATCTCAGTGAAATCTTTTTAACGCTCGCCTAAACTTTGTGTTCAAGTCTGAACGCTTTTTCTTGCCACAAACCCAGATTCCGGGAGGGCAGTCACCTTCACTTTCTTCGGTCAACTCAgcgttgttgttttcttcaatATCACTTGCTGTGAGAGGGCTTCGTTTGTCTCTTGGTCCTTGAAGAAGACCTTCCCCTGACGAGGCCTGATCCTTGCCGTAGTTGATCTCTGTGTTTTCTGACGCCATTGGGTTGGAATGGAGACATGTCCACAACCCTGGCAAGCATTTATGTTTGCCGTCCATGCTCTTGATTCCTGTTGACTGTTCGGGAGCTACTCTCTTCTGAGTATAACTCGACATTCTGTCGTCGTCTTGTAGATTCTCTTGAGGTTCTAGAGCTCGCTTGAGTCTTTGTAATGGACTGCTATTGACCAAAGTAATTGCAAGCACCACTAAAATGGCGACAGCCGAAGTCAAGTGTAACAGCTTCATCTGTTCAATAGAGAGAAGACAAGAATGTAAGATCTATTAAtcaataaaatgcaaaaaggTAAGTCGTTTCTTCCGCGTCTTTTCTTCGATGACGTGTGAAGTGACATTTGTCTTCCGCACGGTTTGTGATTCAACACGTGATTGTCAGAATTGAGATCGGTGATGTCATCTTTGACACATCAGTGACACCTACTTAGCTTATTACCTTTTGAGTTCCGTATTAACTCGAGACTCTTTAAACAGGCGGAGATtattatcatgaaaaacacttaGTGTCGACATTTACCCAGTACCGGCGCACTTTTAATTGGGGCCTTTTAGACAACAAACATGGTTGACTCCatgaaatatcttttattttttatgtgaGGGACGTGAAAACCGTAGTACTCGAAGGCTAACCACTTTGCCGGGGCAAAGTAAAGGATTATTAAACCCAACTGAGTACCAAAACTGAGCCCAGAGGCCGACGGCGAGTGGTCATTTCCACACTCGATGCCCAGCCGACTGGTTGATGTTGAATATTTAGCATATATTTACAGCTTCGGGACAAACGATTGGTACGGAAAAGCGCGCGAGTAGCAAACACCAGTAGTTACGAGTTATTTACGAGAGCACACGAGTACGTAGAATATATCTCGTTGATACACGAGCACGAGTAATTCACGAGTAGTACACGGAAGAACAGTGGACACACGAGAACGTCAGGACAGTAGATATGTCGTTGACACACTTATACTCAATAACATACGAAAGAAAAACGAGTAATTTACGAGAACTTTACAAGCATTTGCTGGTGGCATACG is a window from the Acropora palmata chromosome 1, jaAcrPala1.3, whole genome shotgun sequence genome containing:
- the LOC141874696 gene encoding uncharacterized protein LOC141874696; amino-acid sequence: MKLLHLTSAVAILVVLAITLVNSSPLQRLKRALEPQENLQDDDRMSSYTQKRVAPEQSTGIKSMDGKHKCLPGLWTCLHSNPMASENTEINYGKDQASSGEGLLQGPRDKRSPLTASDIEENNNAELTEESEGDCPPGIWVCGKKKRSDLNTKFRRALKRFH